One genomic segment of Musa acuminata AAA Group cultivar baxijiao chromosome BXJ3-3, Cavendish_Baxijiao_AAA, whole genome shotgun sequence includes these proteins:
- the LOC135634309 gene encoding uncharacterized protein LOC135634309: MGKNHRRKAGGDQFDSSDADSVSSVSTGLSELTLGNETEYVNSQEFELEKYIDALFEKRGSTREKALSGLVDAFEGHVLHIFVENKYITLLSQYINSIKRGSTKEACLASRAIGLLAITIGAGNSAHELMEESVSQLSQALITGSDALKKSSVLDCLAVVTFVGANDLSETELSLKTMWQVIYPKSGPNVAPVKKLPPAVLAAAVSAWSFLFTTISSWRINPDKWKEPIMFLSTLLEDNDRSVRIAAGEAIAIFFELGILDQNDHVEIDGVDHEDSKRGVFGYMQSMKAKILNKANELSVEAGGKGTDKKNLNDQRDLFQKILDYVQTGECPEISLKILNKHSFLRASTWTQIIQLNFLKRFLGKGFLKHAQDNELLHDIFDFAPDKSRNLSRIEKKISRSEGEKGRTQKMNKDRKLARERKQCQFLPQEE, from the exons ATGGGGAAGA ATCACCGGCGCAAGGCAGGTGGTGATCAGTTTGACAGCAGTGATGCCGACAGCGTGAGTTCCGTTTCGACCGGCTTGTCGGAGCTAACGCTAGGTAATGAGACCGAATACGTGAACTCTCAGGAGTTCGAgctggagaagtatattgatgctctCTTCGAAAAGAG GGGATCAACAAGAGAGAAGGCTTTGTCTGGGCTTGTCGATGCTTTTGAAGGGCATGTTCTTCATATATTTGTTGAAAACAA ATATATTACATTATTAAGTCAGTATATTAATTCAATCAAGAGGGGTTCTACAAAGGAGGCTTGTTTAGCTTCTCGTGCCATTG GATTGCTTGCCATTACCATTGGTGCTGGAAATAGTGCCCATGAGTTGATGGAGGAATCAGTATCACAGTTGTCTCAGGCACTTATAACTGGGTCTGATGCACTCAAGAAATCATCT GTATTGGATTGCCTAGCTGTTGTAACTTTTGTAGGTGCAAACGATTTGTCTGAAACTGAATTGTCACTGAAAACCATGTGGCAAGTGATATATCCAAAATCAGGTCCTAAT GTTGCACCAGTCAAAAAACTTCCGCCCGCTGTACTGGCAGCGGCGGTATCTGCATGGTCATTTCTTTTCACAACCATCAGCAGTTGGAGAATCAACCCTGATAAGTGGAAGGA GCCAATTATGTTCCTTTCCACTCTGCTAGAAGATAATGACCGTTCTGTTCGCATTGCTGCTGGGGAAGCAATAGCAATTTTCTTTGAGTTAGGGATATTGGACCAGAATGATCATGTTGAAATTGATGGAGTTGACCATGAAGATTCAAAACGTGGAGTGTTTGGATATATGCAATCCATGAAGGCAAAGATATTGAATAAAGCAAATGAACTCTCTGTTGAAGCTGGAGGTAAAGGAACTGACAAAAAAAATCTCAATGATCAGCGGGACTTATTTCAGAAAATCTTAGATTATGTTCAG ACCGGTGAATGTCCAGAAATATCATTGAAGATATTGAACAAGCATAGCTTCCTCAGGGCCTCAACATGGACCCAAATAATACAA CTGAACTTTTTGAAGCGTTTTCTTGGGAAAGGTTTTCTGAAGCATGCCCAG GATAATGAATTGcttcatgatatttttgatttTGCACCAGATAAGTCAAGAAATCTATCAAGAATAGAAAAG AAGATCTCTAGGTCAGAAGGTGAAAAAGGAAGGACCCAGAAGATGAACAAGGATCGTAAGTTGGCTCGG GAAAGGAAACAATGCCAGTTTCTCCCTCAAGAGGAGTAG